The Actinoplanes sp. N902-109 genomic interval CTGGGCATACAGATCGGCTTTGCTCGGGCCGTTGCTGGCGGCGCTGCGGCTGCTGCCGGCCTTGCTCGGGGTGCGCGGTTTGTCGGACGACTTCATCGTCTTGCCCGGCTTGTTCATCGTCTTGCCCGGCTTGCCGAGTTCGTGCCAGCTCTTCTCGGTCAGGTCGACGCCGAACTTCGCGGCGGCGCGTCTGATGCGGCCGAACGCCTCGTCGCGTTCCTTGTCGGAGACGTCGCGCACCTGGTCGAAGCGGGCGATGGCGTTGCGCACGTGCCGCGCGTCGTTGAGCGGCTCCTTGCGTACCCGGGGGAACGCGAACGTGCTGTCCGGCATCGCGTTGCGGTCCGCGGCGTCCAGCTGGTGTCCGGTCGTGGTTGCCATGATTGACGGGATACCCGTTGATCGGGACGCCAATCAACCCCCGCGACGTGCCAGGCCGGGTCGTAGTCCGGCAGCCGTAGCCACGCCACCGATCGTCATCTCTCGGTCGGCCCCTCGTTCGAGCTCCGCGTGAGCGAAGGCGTCAGCGCGGCCGCGAGCGAGGGCCAGAACCGCTCAGCCCAGTCGAGCCAGCTCTCGTCCCCCGGCGGTGGAGCGGGCAGGGACGCGCCCGAGAGCTCGTCCGGGTCGGGGGCCTGGAAGTGTTCCCGCCAGGCGTCGAGTTCTGTCTCGGCCATGGGGAAGGTCTGCTCCGGCGTGTGTTCCCAGCGGTGCTCGATCCGTTCCCATTGCACCGCACGGTCCACCGGCAGATACACGATCTCGCAGGACGCACCCACCGAGGCGGCCATCCAGCGCAGGGCGGAGCGCTCGTCACGCGACCAGAAACCGAAGTCGAGAACGACGTTGACCCGCAGGCGCAGAGCTTCGACGGCCAGGGCGACCAGCCGGCCCTCCAGCAGCCACCGTTTCCCGCCGGGCTCCTGATGGCGGTCGTCCTGGCCGAAGAGGGTGAGCGCCCATTCGTCGGGGGTCAATCGCAGGGCTCCGCGCTCCGCCGCCAGCTCCCGCGCTCGGAACGTCTTCCCGGACCCGGGCAGGCCCACCATCAGGAGGAGCGTGGGGCTCTGGGTCGCCGAGGTATCTCTCACCGTCTTGCTCATCCGGTCCATGGTGCCGGGCCGCGGCCGGCGCGGCGATGAACGCCACCGGAGAGGCGAAAATCTTAGGGTTGTTCACCGTTTCATTGATCGATATAACTGGCCCATGATGCGCGCGCTCGCTGTCGGGACCGGTCTGCTCGCCGCGATGGCCGTCGCGGTCCCTGTTGCCCTGCCTCGATCCGCGGCTGCCGCCAACGGGGTGAGCAATCCCGGGTTCGAGGCGGGCACTGCGGGGTGGCAGTGCGCGCCGACGGCGGCGGCGGTCACCGGGCACGCCCGTTCCGGCAGCTACGCCCTCGCGGGGACGACCACGAGCAGTGATACCGCGCAGTGCACCCAGACCGTCCCGGTGGCGCCCAGCACCTCGTACACATTGACCGCCCAGGTGAACGGCGCCTATGTGTATCTGGGTGTCACCGGTGGTGCCAGCACGTGGACACCCGGCACCGGCGGCGCCTATCAGACCCTGTCGGTCACGTTCACGACGCCCGCGGCGGCTTCGTCGGTGGAGATCTACCTGCACGGTTGGTACGGCCAAGGTGTCTACTACGCCGACGACGTCAGCCTCCCGGTGACCGGCACCGACGGGCCGACCACGACCCCGCCGACGCCGACGACTCCAACACCGTCGCCCACCACGCCGTCACCGTCTCCTACCACGCCGTCTCCCACCACGCCGACGCCCAGCCCGACCACGCCGACACCCACGCCGACCACGCCGACACCCACGCCGACCACGCCGACACCCACCCCGACCACGCCGACACCCACGCCGACCGGGCCGGGGGCGAGCCTGCCGGCGTGCCGGCATTTCAGCGACGCCACGCCGCCGGTGCGGACGGCCGGGCCGAACCACGACGCGACGACCCAGGCGCCCCGGATCACCATCGACGGACGACTTCCCGCCCCGGGCAACGTTCGCGGCACGCTTGCCAACGGGTCGGTCGTCATCACCTTCGACCGGGTGCCGGGTGCGGTGGCGTACCGGGTCTGGCGCAACTCGCAGTCCGTGCTGCGCATCGACGACTGGGGTCAGCCGGTGCTCAGCGTGACGGACAGCCGGCCGTGCCGCAACGCCTCGTACACCGTGGTGGCCCTGCGCAACGACGACAGCGACGCTTCGACCGGTCAGCTCTCCCCGCCGTACCGGCTGCTCGACAGCGGCACGCTGGGGCCGGGACGGTTGAGTCCCGGCACCCAGCTCACGTACCTGATCACGGCCTACAACGATGCCGGGCAGACGGCCAGCGGCTACCAGGCGGGGCTGGGGATCTGCGCCGTGGACACGCGCTACATCCCCTGGGGCACCAGGATGCGCATCGACGGGTACGGCTACTGCTACGCCGCGGACATCGGCACCTGGATCCAGGGCGAGATCGTCGACGTCTGGCTGCCCGGTGCGGAGGCCGACAGTTGGGGCGTGCAACGCCGCACCGTCACGATCGAATAGCCGGCATCCGCACCGGGCTGTCTGCCGCCCTGGCGGCGCCGGCTCTCACCCGCCCTGCTGGGTCGTCATCCGCGGTTCGACCGCTCGGGGCCCCTGAACCGCTCGGCCCGCTTTAGGGTGGGATCATGACTTCCAGGCCCGTCCGCATCGGTGTCCAGATCCAGCCGCAGCATGGCGACTACGCCGCTATCCGCCGTGCCGCCGCCGAGGCCGAGGATCTCGGCGCCGACATCCTGTTCAACTGGGACCACTTCTACCCGCTCTTCGGCGAGCCGGACGGTCTGCACTTCGAGTGCTGGACCATGCTCGCGGCCTGGGCCGAGCAGACTTCCCGGGTCGAGATCGGCGCCCTGGTCACCTGCAACAGCTACCGCAACCCCGACCTGCTGGCCGACATGGCCCGGACCGTCGACCACATCAGCGCCGGCCGGCTCGTGCTCGGCATCGGTTCCGGCTGGTTCGAGCGCGATTATCAGGAGTACGGCTACGACTTCGGCACCGCGGGCGGGCGCCTCGACGACCTGGCCGAGGCGCTGCCCCGGATCGAGACGCGGTTGGGCAAGCTCAACCCGGCGCCGACCCGCAAGATCCCGGTGCTCATCGGCGGCGGGGGCGAGAAGAAAACCCTGCGTCTGGTCGCCCGGCACGCCGACATCTGGCACAGCTTCGGCGACCCCGAGACCATCGTACGGAAGACCGGCATCCTGCGGCGGCACTGCGCAGACGTGGGCCGCGATTCGGGCGAGATCGAGCTGTCGGCCGGGGTGAAGGGCGGTCCCGCCGACTCGGGCCGGGCGTTGCTGGACGCCGGGGTCACCCTGTTCACCGTGGAGAGCGGCGGGCCGGACTACGACTTGACTGAACTGCGTCAGTGGATCGACTGGCGCGATCACGTCAATGGCTGACAGCCTGTAGGTGGCAGGTATCACTTCCGGTGACACCTGGCCGCCGCGGCGGGGTGCGGACGGGCAGGCTGATCGACTATGAGCTCAGCCGCGCCCGCCGCGCCCCGCAAATTCGCGGCCCTGCGTAACCCGGACTGCCGGCCGTACCTGTTCGGGGCGGCGCTGGCGATGATGGCTGACAATATCGAGCACGTCATCACGTACTGGCAGCTGTGGGAGAAATTTCATTCCCCGGCGCTGGCCGGGTTCGAGGTGATCAGCCACTGGCTGCCGTTCCTGTTCTTCTCGGTCTATTTCGGTGGCCTGGCCGACCGCTTCGACTGCCGCCGGGTGATCCAGGCCGCGCAGGTGTTGTTCATGCTCGTGTCGGCGGCCTGGGGCGTGCTGTTCCTGACCGGCACCCTGCAGATCTGGGAAGCCTGCTTGCTGCTCGTCATGCACGGCATGGCGGGTGCTTTGTGGGGCCCTGGCGAGCAGTTGATGCTGCACGACTTCGTCGGTGACGAGGAACTGCCCAGCGCGGTCCGGCTGAACGCGACGTTCCGCAGCCTGGGCGTGCTGTTCGGGCCGGTGATCGGCTCGGCGCTGCTGCTCGGGCTCGGGCCGACCGCCGGCATCTTCGTCAACATCGCGTTCTATCTGCCGCTGACGCTGTTCCTCTTCCGCACCCGGTTCACCGGCCATTCCCGCGAGCAGCGCCCGGTCCGACGGGAACGGATCGGCATCAAGGACTCGATCCGTGTCCTGCGTCAGGTGCAGACCAATCGCATTCTGGTCAGCATGATCATTCTCGGCGGGCTGGGATCGTTCTTCGTGGGCGCGTCCATCCAGTCGTCGATGCCGATCTTCGCCCAGGACATGGGTGCTGGCAGCGCCGGCACGGCCTACGGCGTCCTGCTCTTCGCCAATGGTGCGGGCGGCGTCATCGGCGGCATTCTGCTGGAGGCCACCGGGCGCATCCCGGCAACGGTCACGGCCGCGGTCATCAGCACGTTCGTGTACGGCGTCAGCACGTTCTTCTTCGCCGTGTCGGGCAGTTATCCGCTCGCCGTCGTCCTGCTCATCCTCGGTGGCGTGGCCAACCTGGCGTCGATGTCGATCGGTCAGACCGTGGTCCAGCTCCTGGCCCCGCCGGGCGAGCGCGGCCGGGTGATCGGTGTCTACGGCATGTCGGCCAACGGCCTGCGCTTCGGCAGCGGCATCACGGTCGGCCTGTTCGGCGCCGTCGTGGGCATCCACTGGTCCCTCGGGCTCAGCGCCGCCGCCCTGTGCCTGGGCACCCTGCTGGCCGGTTGGGCGGCGTGGCGGTCCCCCCGGCGTACGGCTGCCGCTTCCTGATCGCGCTCAGCGGACGGTCTTGATCGGAAGGACGATGAGGGCGCCGAGCAAGGCGGCGACCCCGGCCCCGTACAGCAGCAGACTGTAGTTCTGGTCGTCGGGGCTGGCGACGGCGAGCAGGACGGCGCCGAGGAGCGGGGCCGCGGTCTGGGGGAGGGCGTTGGCCATGTTGAAGACGCCGAGGTCCTTGCCGGCGTCGTCAGGATGGGGCAGCACGTCGACGACCAGCGCGAGGTCCACGCCCACATAGATGCCGAAGGCCACGCCCATCAACGCCTCGATCAGGTAGAACTGACCGACCGTGGTGACGTGGGCCAGCGCGACGATGCCCATGCCGAACAGCAGGGTCGAGCCGGCGACCAGGACCTTGCGGCGGCCGGTGCGGTCGGAGATCCTGCCCGCGACCCAGCCTGCGACGATCAATGTGGCCGTGTAGACGAGCACGCCGATGGTAACCGCCGCCGGGGCGTCGTCCTCGGCGAGGCCCAGCCGGTCCTCCAGGTAGAACAGCCGGAACGTGGTGAACATGAACGTGGCCAGGATGATCAGGAAGCGCGACCACCAGGCGAGCGCGAAGTCCGGGTGCTTCAACGGGTTGAGCCAGAACGTGGTGACCCACTCCGCGGCCGTCATCCGGGGCGGGCGCCGCGGCAGCCGCTGATCGGGCAGGATCACCGCGAACAGCAGCATCGCCCCGATCGACAGCACCGCGGGCGCCACGAACAGGATGACCATGTGGTCCTGGAAGAGCTGGGCCACGGATGCGCCGCCGAGCACGCCGACGTTCTGGGCGATGCCGACCAGGGCCGACACGCTGCCGCGCTGGAACCGGGGCACCTGGTCGGAGATGGTGGCGATGAACGGCGCCAGCGTGGCGTTCGCGCCCAGCTGGGCCAGGCACCAGCCGGCCGTGACGACGGCGACGCTCTGGCCCAGCGCCATCACGACGAACGCCAGCGTCATGACGATGGTGCCACCGACGATCCAGGGGCGGCGCCGGCCCAGCCGCGAGGTGGTGCGGTCGGACAGCCGCCCGGACAGGACGTTGCCGATGACGGCGAACAGCGCTCCGAAGCCTGCGACCGTACCCAATGCCGAGCTCTTCTGATCGTCGGGCACGATCTGCTGGACCTTGACGCCGATGCCGACCACCGCCGGACCGAGCAGCGCGATGTAGAAGACAAGCTGGGCGAACACCAGCCCCCCGACGAACCCGCCGCGCACCGGCCGGGTCGGCTCGGTGAACCAGTGGTGGTCGGGGCCGGCAGCGGGGGCTGAGACGGCGGCGCCGGTCGGCGGCAGGTCGTTGTCCGGGGTTCCGGACGAGCTCATGGCGGGCTCCCGGGGTATCGGTTCGGGTACGCGGCGGCATACCCGCGGGTCGGACGGATATTCACCTGCTTGCATGTAGCTCAGCTTGTCGCTATGGCGTCGCGCAAGTCTGACAGGGTGCGGCGGACCGGGCCCGGGAAGTCCTCCGAGCGGGTGGTGATCCACTCGGCGGCGGCCACGCCGAAGACCGACCGCGCGGCTTGCGCCGCGAACGTGGCGGGCGCGCTCGCCATCGGCACCGGCTCGGCCACGAAACTGGTCGTCATGCTCGCGTAGCCGGGGTGCGGAGCCGGGCGTTGCACCTGGCATGAGAAGACCGTTCGCGCTGCTGGGCGCCGTTTCGTTGGTCGTACTGGGAGCTGCCGCGCCGGGCGTTTCTGAGGCGGAGGCTGGCCCGCGTGCCGCTGTGCCGGGCGTTTCCGGGGCGGAGGCTGGCCCGCGTGCCGCTGTGCCGGGCGTTTCCGGGGCGGAGGCTGGCCCGCGTGCCGCCGTGCCGGGCGTTACCCGGGCGGAGGCTGCCCGGCGTGTCGCGGTGCCGGGTGGTGGGAGGGCGGCTGCCCGGCCCGTGTTCATCAGAACCGTTGTGGCGACGGGGCTCCAGGATCCGTACGAGATCGTCTGGGGCCCCGGCGGACAACTCTGGGTCACCGAGAAGAGCGGCCTCCGGGTCACCCGGGTCGATCCGGTCAGCGGCGCCAGAAGCACGGCGCTGGACCTGAGCGGGACGGCGTTCCACGCCCGAGGTGGGCAGGACGGGTTGCTGGGACTCGCTTTTCACCCGTCCGGGCGCTACGCCTACGTGTCGTACACCTACCAGACGACCGTGCCGGACCCGGTCACGGGCGAGACGCGCCGGTTGACGATCGCGCGATACACAGTTGACCGGACGACGTACACGTTGATCGATCCGCGGACGCTTCTCGCCGGGTTGCCGTCGAGCAGCGACCACCAGTCGGCGCGGCTGCGGTTCGGCCCGGACGGCAAGCTCTATTACACGATCGGCGATCAAGGGGCCAATCAGTTCGCCTATGCGTGCCGACCGAACCAGGCCCAGCGGCTGCCCACCGCGGCGGAGGTCGAGGCCGGGGACTGGAGCGCCTATCAAGGCAAGACCCTGCGAATCAATGTCGACGGCTCGATCCCGTCCAGCAACCCAGTCGTCAACGGTGTACGCAGTCATGTCTACACGTACGGCCACCGCAACCCGCAGGGCATGGACTTCGGCGCGCACGGCTTGCTGTACGAGGCCGAGCAGGGCCCGAAGACCGATGACGAGATTAACGTCGTGCAGCGCGGCAACAACTACGGCTGGCCGTACGTGGCCGGGCGGCGCGACGACAAGGCCTATGTCTACGGCGACTGGTCGCAGTCGGCGCCGACCCCGTGCACCGACCTCACCTACGACGATGCGACCTTGCCGTCCACGGTGCCCCAGCAGAAGGAGACCGACTGGAAGGGGCGATCGGTGGCCCCGATCAGCACCATCGGCACGACGGTTGACAACGGCTACGACTTCCGGGACCCGGCTTGTGCGGACGGCGGCCGCTTCTTCATCTGCTACCCGACAGTCGCGCCGTCCAGCCTCAGCTACTACCGGGGCGGTATCGACGGCTGGGGGCGGTCACTGGTGGTCACCAGCCTGAAGGACGGCAGCGTCTACAAGCTCGGGTTGACGGCGAACGGCAAACGCATCGTCAACATTGACCGCA includes:
- a CDS encoding ATP-binding protein, whose product is MSKTVRDTSATQSPTLLLMVGLPGSGKTFRARELAAERGALRLTPDEWALTLFGQDDRHQEPGGKRWLLEGRLVALAVEALRLRVNVVLDFGFWSRDERSALRWMAASVGASCEIVYLPVDRAVQWERIEHRWEHTPEQTFPMAETELDAWREHFQAPDPDELSGASLPAPPPGDESWLDWAERFWPSLAAALTPSLTRSSNEGPTER
- a CDS encoding glucose/sorbosone family PQQ-dependent dehydrogenase; protein product: MFIRTVVATGLQDPYEIVWGPGGQLWVTEKSGLRVTRVDPVSGARSTALDLSGTAFHARGGQDGLLGLAFHPSGRYAYVSYTYQTTVPDPVTGETRRLTIARYTVDRTTYTLIDPRTLLAGLPSSSDHQSARLRFGPDGKLYYTIGDQGANQFAYACRPNQAQRLPTAAEVEAGDWSAYQGKTLRINVDGSIPSSNPVVNGVRSHVYTYGHRNPQGMDFGAHGLLYEAEQGPKTDDEINVVQRGNNYGWPYVAGRRDDKAYVYGDWSQSAPTPCTDLTYDDATLPSTVPQQKETDWKGRSVAPISTIGTTVDNGYDFRDPACADGGRFFICYPTVAPSSLSYYRGGIDGWGRSLVVTSLKDGSVYKLGLTANGKRIVNIDRMWTSQNRYRDTAFSPDGRTIYVATDSAGLVRGADGAPTTELTEPGSILAFRAVR
- a CDS encoding MFS transporter encodes the protein MSSSGTPDNDLPPTGAAVSAPAAGPDHHWFTEPTRPVRGGFVGGLVFAQLVFYIALLGPAVVGIGVKVQQIVPDDQKSSALGTVAGFGALFAVIGNVLSGRLSDRTTSRLGRRRPWIVGGTIVMTLAFVVMALGQSVAVVTAGWCLAQLGANATLAPFIATISDQVPRFQRGSVSALVGIAQNVGVLGGASVAQLFQDHMVILFVAPAVLSIGAMLLFAVILPDQRLPRRPPRMTAAEWVTTFWLNPLKHPDFALAWWSRFLIILATFMFTTFRLFYLEDRLGLAEDDAPAAVTIGVLVYTATLIVAGWVAGRISDRTGRRKVLVAGSTLLFGMGIVALAHVTTVGQFYLIEALMGVAFGIYVGVDLALVVDVLPHPDDAGKDLGVFNMANALPQTAAPLLGAVLLAVASPDDQNYSLLLYGAGVAALLGALIVLPIKTVR
- a CDS encoding carbohydrate binding domain-containing protein, yielding MMRALAVGTGLLAAMAVAVPVALPRSAAAANGVSNPGFEAGTAGWQCAPTAAAVTGHARSGSYALAGTTTSSDTAQCTQTVPVAPSTSYTLTAQVNGAYVYLGVTGGASTWTPGTGGAYQTLSVTFTTPAAASSVEIYLHGWYGQGVYYADDVSLPVTGTDGPTTTPPTPTTPTPSPTTPSPSPTTPSPTTPTPSPTTPTPTPTTPTPTPTTPTPTPTTPTPTPTGPGASLPACRHFSDATPPVRTAGPNHDATTQAPRITIDGRLPAPGNVRGTLANGSVVITFDRVPGAVAYRVWRNSQSVLRIDDWGQPVLSVTDSRPCRNASYTVVALRNDDSDASTGQLSPPYRLLDSGTLGPGRLSPGTQLTYLITAYNDAGQTASGYQAGLGICAVDTRYIPWGTRMRIDGYGYCYAADIGTWIQGEIVDVWLPGAEADSWGVQRRTVTIE
- a CDS encoding MFS transporter, which codes for MSSAAPAAPRKFAALRNPDCRPYLFGAALAMMADNIEHVITYWQLWEKFHSPALAGFEVISHWLPFLFFSVYFGGLADRFDCRRVIQAAQVLFMLVSAAWGVLFLTGTLQIWEACLLLVMHGMAGALWGPGEQLMLHDFVGDEELPSAVRLNATFRSLGVLFGPVIGSALLLGLGPTAGIFVNIAFYLPLTLFLFRTRFTGHSREQRPVRRERIGIKDSIRVLRQVQTNRILVSMIILGGLGSFFVGASIQSSMPIFAQDMGAGSAGTAYGVLLFANGAGGVIGGILLEATGRIPATVTAAVISTFVYGVSTFFFAVSGSYPLAVVLLILGGVANLASMSIGQTVVQLLAPPGERGRVIGVYGMSANGLRFGSGITVGLFGAVVGIHWSLGLSAAALCLGTLLAGWAAWRSPRRTAAAS
- a CDS encoding DUF6582 domain-containing protein, with the translated sequence MATTTGHQLDAADRNAMPDSTFAFPRVRKEPLNDARHVRNAIARFDQVRDVSDKERDEAFGRIRRAAAKFGVDLTEKSWHELGKPGKTMNKPGKTMKSSDKPRTPSKAGSSRSAASNGPSKADLYAQARKLGIEGRSTMTKAQLQHAIDKH
- a CDS encoding LLM class F420-dependent oxidoreductase — encoded protein: MTSRPVRIGVQIQPQHGDYAAIRRAAAEAEDLGADILFNWDHFYPLFGEPDGLHFECWTMLAAWAEQTSRVEIGALVTCNSYRNPDLLADMARTVDHISAGRLVLGIGSGWFERDYQEYGYDFGTAGGRLDDLAEALPRIETRLGKLNPAPTRKIPVLIGGGGEKKTLRLVARHADIWHSFGDPETIVRKTGILRRHCADVGRDSGEIELSAGVKGGPADSGRALLDAGVTLFTVESGGPDYDLTELRQWIDWRDHVNG